The DNA window CCGGACAACAACGTTGTTTTGGCGGAGTTCCTCTCTGCCAGACACATATGAAGTCCAAGAGGTAGAGTTAACCATTTGACCCCTTCTGAACCCTCACTGTGCAAACACCTGACCAATTGTTTGTGATTgaggattaaaaaaacactCCTACAACTCTCAATGCTTGGATTTCCTCTGTGTTTGAGCCGACTTTCCACACGGAACTCTTCCAACCAATTACTGTCCTGCATCCCTGGTTTTGTAGTAGTAGTCGTAGTAGTCAGTGAACCAGTAACCTTAAAAATTTCTTTTCATTACGTTAGAGACCCATTTGTGTCCTTTTTAGTTCGTCTTCCTCTGCATTGACGTCTACAAGCTGTAAGCAGCAAATCAGAGTGAATTTGGGTCTTCCTGCTTTTCAGTAAAACCCTTCTGGACATTTAAATGCTGTGGAAGACTAATTGTTACTGGTTCCTCCTTATGATCATGCAGTGTGTCTCTGAGCCTGTCTACACTAAATTTCTTTTGTCCTGTAAGTTCATTCACAGCTAAACATTGAAACTGAAAGATAATTGCAGGAGCTCCttgttgtgtgtctgctgatCGTAGATCTACACGGTGCTTTACATCTGTGAAAGTAATACAAAGTCTGCACCATTACACTTGGTGTACCTGTAACAGCCGGCAACAAGCTGAATAAACATATAACACACCTGCAGCACGTTTCAGATGTTTTTGGCTTCATTTCACACCCATAAGGATATTTAGGGCATGAAAAGCTGAGGCACACACTCTGATCAATTACAGCCTCACTTTAGCCCCAGATGCAAGTTAATGCTTATTTGTTCAGAGGGTAACTTAGCAGTTGAATGACACCTTCTAATGTccaaaatagattttaaaaacagaccaAAACTCATATATTGTTTAGGCTCATTGGTTGAAGTGTTAATGCCATTTCAAGGACATTTTACTTTGTGGAATTTTACTCTTTGACTCTAATCAGTTCACAACAATTTACTGAGCTAAACATCATTCATTAGTGACAGAAATGTGCCCAAAATAATGCCTCGTTCAGTTCTATTTTAGgtttcataaaaaaatgaaagacatACTGTGAAACTGAAAAGATTTACACGAAGGTTTTCAGTTTTAAGGAAACCAAACAGAAACTGCAACTACCATTTGTTACCTGACAGCAGGTGTTTTTTTCATCTGTGTCACACTTTAGGCCACATTCTGCCAAAGTTCTCTTTACTTACAGCTCTCAATGTCACCCACCAACACACAGCGCACTGCACCATTTCCCATTCTTCCATGTTCCCGGTTCCCGGCTGATATATTGCCTCAGCAGGATCATCAGTCACCAGGATGTCACCGGGCATCCTGCTGCTAAGCTCTGAAAAAGCCACAATACGCatagtttttaaaatgcagcaaaaactGTGAGTGGGACTCTATAATTTAAGCATCTGTTTGGAACATTAAACATTTCATGCACTTCACTCGGTGAACCAAAACAAACCCCGATGATTTTAAAGTGGAAGAATCAGAGAGGAGGAACATTAAACAGCCAATATTTAAGTTTATCATCAATCTGTTTCTATCTGAAGAGGAAATCAGTGGCAGGGTGTACAGAGGTGATTACCATCATATCATGAAGACAACATGTGTATCAAATAATACGCCTTTGAGCCTGCATCTCTTCCTGGGCTCTGATTATGTGTATAATGGTTTCAGTGGCTTCTAAAGTGAATTGGCTCTGAAATATTAAGTCTGCAGAAAGCACTACTTTGGTGTTTTTACCTGATACTATTTTTCAGTTCAtgcaaatttacattttcattaaacTATTTAAATGTAACAAGCCGGTGGTCTCTTATGTGAAAACATTTATGAGGAAGTTAAACTtacaaaatgtgaaattaatacaaatgaataaaataatataaaatattttcacagATGGCATTTAGCTATATAGATAACTGACAATAGCTTATTTTGTACCTACCTAATTTACTCACCAGTACTATATACGCTGTACTACAATATTACAAGAGTAAACGAGACTTCGACGGTGAAAACTCTGCTTGTAAACCTCCATGAAGAGAAGTCCCTGCTACAAACGCCTCTCGCTGACCTCCAGGTGTCAGTAAACTGTGCGCAACTCAGTCTTTGCTAATCACTTCCGCTGGTCACAGGGCAACAAAATGGCTGCCGCGTTATGTCGATAACATTTATACCTCAATGTTAACCCAGACCGCAGGTGCTTTTTATTAAACGTCACATTTAGCGACTAGGAATCGCCGCCTGTTACCACATTTCGACGCTGACATGTTCCAGGTGCTCGGCGGGAGGAGCGTCCCGGCGGCCCGGCTCTTAGCGCCCAGGAGCGCCGTGCTCGTGGAGGCTGTCCGGGGCCGAAAGTCCCGCACCGACCCGGTAGCCAAGTCCAAAGAGGGGCGAATTAAAGTGCCTCCCCCGGTCGATCCAGTGGAGATGGTGGTTCTCAAGGAGAGATACACGGAGTACCAGCTGATCATGAGTGCGCTCCGGTACGTGTTGTTTCACCGAACAAATGAAGTTGCAGCTTTTTAAACCATTTCTCCAACATTACTTCAAACACTTAATAATTAATGTAAGTTTCCTTGTAACATTAATTATTGCGTAATTGCACAGTTCATTTTAAACCTACctactggctgtagctcagtaggtagagcaggtcacctactgatcggaaggtcaggggttcgattcctggctactccaggctacatgccaatgtatccttgggcaagatacttaaccccaagttgctctccgaccgttccatcggagtgtgaatgtgtgtggatggtatataattaaaaagcacttagcttagtaaacatggaagtgcttgtatgaatgggtgtgcatgggtaaatgtaaaaaacgtgttgtataagcgctttgagtgctctgactgagtagaaaagcgctatataagaactagtccatttaccatttacacacCATTCTGTGACTAAGGCTGCttcataaacataaaaacataaatgctTTGTGTGATGCTTGGTTTCAGCTGATTGTCCTCTTTTAAAGACTATAAATTATATGTTTAGATTTGGAGTCAGCACACAGGTGTGACTGGAATAGTTAGTTTTCTCTGCGTTTGTCAGTTTGGAGTTTAAGGAGGAGGTTCTGCGAAAGAAGTACGAGGAGGAGACAGGCTCGCAGGCGGAGGAGAGAGTGAGGCAGGAGGCGGAGGAGCACCGTTCCCTGATGGCCTGGAACAATGAGGAGAACC is part of the Archocentrus centrarchus isolate MPI-CPG fArcCen1 chromosome 22, fArcCen1, whole genome shotgun sequence genome and encodes:
- the mrps26 gene encoding small ribosomal subunit protein mS26 produces the protein MFQVLGGRSVPAARLLAPRSAVLVEAVRGRKSRTDPVAKSKEGRIKVPPPVDPVEMVVLKERYTEYQLIMSALRLEFKEEVLRKKYEEETGSQAEERVRQEAEEHRSLMAWNNEENLRMLKARILRVQQEAEEAQRKKIEAAIQREQEQQEFIKEKEREILQLQEEVKNFITVENLDQRIEEALDNPKNYNFAVDKEGRVVKQTALQ